The following coding sequences are from one Phalacrocorax carbo chromosome 13, bPhaCar2.1, whole genome shotgun sequence window:
- the PHYHIPL gene encoding phytanoyl-CoA hydroxylase-interacting protein-like isoform X2: MEELPVPHNIKISNITCDSFKISWDMDSKSKDRITHYFIDLNKKENKNSNKFKHKDVPTKLVAKAVPLPMTVRGHWFLSPRTEYTVAVQTASKQVDGDYVVSEWSEIIEFCTADYSKVHLTQLLEKAEVIAGRMLKLSVFYRNQHKEYFDYIREHHGNAMQPSVKDNSGSHGSPISGKLEGIFFSCNTEFNTGKPPQDSPYGRYRFEIAAEKLFNPNTNLYFGDFYCMYTAYHYVILVIAPVGSPGDEFCKQRLPQLNIKDNKFLTCDEEDGVMVYHHAQDVILEVIYTDPVDLSLGTVAEITGHQLMSLSTANAKKDPSCKTCNISVGR, from the exons ATGGAAGAACTTCCAGTCCCACACAACATCAAAATAAGTAACATCACATGTGATTCCTTCAAGATTTCTTGGGACATGGATTCTAAATCCAAGGATCGCATTACTCATTACTTCATCGATCtcaataagaaagaaaataagaattccAACAAGTTTAAACACAag GATGTACCCACTAAATTGGTGGCCAAAGCTGTTCCTTTGCCTATGACCGTCCGCGGGCACTGGTTCTTGAGCCCAAGAACAGAGTACACAGTAGCAGTGCAGACAGCATCAAAGCAAGTTGATGGTGATTATGTTGTTTCCGAGTGGAGTGAAATCATCGAGTTTTGCACAGCAG attatTCAAAAGTTCACCTAACACAGCTATTGGAAAAAGCTGAAGTGATTGCAGGCCGTATGCTTAAACTGTCTGTTTTTTATCGGAATCAGCACAAAGAATACTTTGATTATATCAG AGAGCATCATGGGAATGCTATGCAGCCCTCTGTTAAGGATAACAGTGGCAGCCATGGCTCTCCGATcagtgggaagctggaaggcaTCTTCTTTAGCTGCAACACTGAGTTTAACACCGGGAAGCCACCACAAGATTCACCTTATGGAAGATACAGGTTTGAGATCGCAGCTGAAAAACTCTTCAACCCAAATACTAACTTGTATTTTGGAGACTTCTACTGCATGTACACAGCCTACCACTACGTCATTCTGGTTATAGCCCCTGTTGGATCGCCAGGAGACGAATTCTGTAAGCAGCGCCTTCCTCAACTAAATATAAAAGATAATAAATTTCTGACCTGCGATGAAGAAGACGGTGTCATGGTTTACCATCATGCCCAGGATGTTATTTTGGAAGTAATTTACACTGATCCTGTGGATCTCTCCCTCGGCACAGTTGCGGAAATTACTGGTCACCAACTAATGAGCTTGTCtactgcaaatgcaaagaaagatCCCAGCTGCAAGACCTGCAATATCAGTGTTGGACGTTAA
- the PHYHIPL gene encoding phytanoyl-CoA hydroxylase-interacting protein-like isoform X1 yields MEAPRLAHTMSSPTSPCEEVIKNLSLEAIQLCDRDGNKSQDSGIAEMEELPVPHNIKISNITCDSFKISWDMDSKSKDRITHYFIDLNKKENKNSNKFKHKDVPTKLVAKAVPLPMTVRGHWFLSPRTEYTVAVQTASKQVDGDYVVSEWSEIIEFCTADYSKVHLTQLLEKAEVIAGRMLKLSVFYRNQHKEYFDYIREHHGNAMQPSVKDNSGSHGSPISGKLEGIFFSCNTEFNTGKPPQDSPYGRYRFEIAAEKLFNPNTNLYFGDFYCMYTAYHYVILVIAPVGSPGDEFCKQRLPQLNIKDNKFLTCDEEDGVMVYHHAQDVILEVIYTDPVDLSLGTVAEITGHQLMSLSTANAKKDPSCKTCNISVGR; encoded by the exons GGAATAAATCGCAAGATAGTGGGATTGCAGAGATGGAAGAACTTCCAGTCCCACACAACATCAAAATAAGTAACATCACATGTGATTCCTTCAAGATTTCTTGGGACATGGATTCTAAATCCAAGGATCGCATTACTCATTACTTCATCGATCtcaataagaaagaaaataagaattccAACAAGTTTAAACACAag GATGTACCCACTAAATTGGTGGCCAAAGCTGTTCCTTTGCCTATGACCGTCCGCGGGCACTGGTTCTTGAGCCCAAGAACAGAGTACACAGTAGCAGTGCAGACAGCATCAAAGCAAGTTGATGGTGATTATGTTGTTTCCGAGTGGAGTGAAATCATCGAGTTTTGCACAGCAG attatTCAAAAGTTCACCTAACACAGCTATTGGAAAAAGCTGAAGTGATTGCAGGCCGTATGCTTAAACTGTCTGTTTTTTATCGGAATCAGCACAAAGAATACTTTGATTATATCAG AGAGCATCATGGGAATGCTATGCAGCCCTCTGTTAAGGATAACAGTGGCAGCCATGGCTCTCCGATcagtgggaagctggaaggcaTCTTCTTTAGCTGCAACACTGAGTTTAACACCGGGAAGCCACCACAAGATTCACCTTATGGAAGATACAGGTTTGAGATCGCAGCTGAAAAACTCTTCAACCCAAATACTAACTTGTATTTTGGAGACTTCTACTGCATGTACACAGCCTACCACTACGTCATTCTGGTTATAGCCCCTGTTGGATCGCCAGGAGACGAATTCTGTAAGCAGCGCCTTCCTCAACTAAATATAAAAGATAATAAATTTCTGACCTGCGATGAAGAAGACGGTGTCATGGTTTACCATCATGCCCAGGATGTTATTTTGGAAGTAATTTACACTGATCCTGTGGATCTCTCCCTCGGCACAGTTGCGGAAATTACTGGTCACCAACTAATGAGCTTGTCtactgcaaatgcaaagaaagatCCCAGCTGCAAGACCTGCAATATCAGTGTTGGACGTTAA